The Branchiostoma floridae strain S238N-H82 chromosome 6, Bfl_VNyyK, whole genome shotgun sequence genomic interval actgtgtgtttGGGATGTGAGGTATTGCAGGCATGTCCACTAGTGGGGCAACACGTCACACAAACAGATGAACTGGATATAGAACTGTGCAGGGTTAGCAGACGGCATTGACACTAACCTGCCAAATGTTGTCACCTTCATGTTAGCTATCACTTCATAAATACTCAGGATTTTCCCATCAAAACTTGTGGTCAATGGAATTCACATAATAACTGTCAAGTTTGTTAACAACGTTATTATTCATTTTTTATGTACGAAAAATCCTATtggatcctgtcaatagtgcaagaAAAATTTGTATTAAatcctgtcaatcatgcaacaAAAGTTTTATTAGATCTTGTCAATAGCGTAAGAAAATGTCTTATCAAaccctgtcaatagtgcaagaAAAAGTCTGGTTGACATTAAATGACTCGTATCAGTCATAATTACATAAAagtattttgttttcacaggTGAACAAGTATTAGCTGGAGATATGTTTCGCAGACAGAAGGCACAGGATGAGGGGGAGAAGGAACCACTGTTGGATGAGGGGGAGGCAGAGTCCCTGGCAGACTTCAGACCACTTGTTGTGCTGGAGTTCTCCAGTAAGACCACACCTGTCACAAGGGAATGGATGAAGTCAAAGATTGAAGCTTCCAAGAGGCAGGGAGGAGCAGATCTTAATGCAAAGGTGCAGCGGGTCCTGTTCTTGCATCTGTATTGATATTCTTAtttgatatactagtagctaACCAGTTTTATCATGCTggttatacaatgtactgtataaCTCTAGTTATAGTCTAATATTTATCATTTAAGTGTAACCTGGATGTGGATGGATATCAAAGCATCGCAGGTATGAAAAGCCTATGTTACTCATTAGTGCATACTGAATTATCAGaagaaaacatattttcaaTTACCTtgagttagacatccaggtaatgagatatgccaaatagctgttactcaagcaactcagtctggatatgatattggaaatGGTCAGGTATCATCCAGTACCTTTCCACAGTGTATAAAACCAGCTCTACAAGAGATCTCCTCAGTGTCACTAATGAAAGGTAGTGgttgctacctgaaacatctgactatttccaaaatcatgtacaGTTGGCACATCATATTTCCAAGTTTTGGGGGGACATCAGAGGCCATGAAAAACTAAGCTAATGTTTTGTCCTGTAGCTGGTTGTTGCTCGAGATGGTGAGGAGCGGGTGCTGCTGGTGTCTGCACCACAGGAGAGACTCCTGCAGGGTGCTGAACAGATGGGGCTGAAGAAGAAGTACAAGGACGGGTCCGTCAGGGCCTTCACTTTTGCAGAGAGACAAAATGTTGAAGACTACACAGGTGAGACAAAATCATCTCTGTAAACCTTAAAAGTTTGATAATAGGTAACTCATTTACTGTTTGGTTTATTGCGAGGATTAAATGCAAATGTTTATTACTCTTCATCCTAATATACTGGAAATTTTGTTGACAATTTTTACTGCAGGTGCAAGTTGAcccaacaaaaaaactttcagccaatcagaagccAAGTTAACATGTTTTAATTTATGATTGAACAGCAGTAGTTTGGAGCAGCTAATAAGAACAAAAGCTAGTTATCCAGAATTAGTTATAAACAATTCTAGGAAACTTACAGCACATTAATCTAAAATACCTATAACTTGATGATTATAACATACTTTCAACAACGTAGATAGTTAAAATTGCAATCTGCATGTGTCGTTAGTACTAACAGTGGTTTGTTGTATTAATAGAGTCACTGGAGGGCATGTTAACCATGTCACAGAGCCAGTACATTATCAAGGTAGAGCTTGATAACATCCGTGCACTGGAGGCAGAGAACCACATCCCAGGCTGTAGTCACCCCAAGGCAAGGCTTTACAAGGGGAAGTCAATATGTGAGTTTTGCATCAAATGTTGGTAAATAATTGCTTACTCTTTTGTGACAGAAATGCAGTATGCTCTTTAACGAATGccatttttatgtcattttgtgaTAGATCTATTCAAGGATGTTGACCTATGTGTGACATAATATTGCATAATTTGTTACAAGGTACAGTGTGAAATGAAAGAGCATTCAAATCTCTGAGATTTTCAGCAAATTCAAAAGTCTTTGTgacatatatcattatatgtgAAATAAAATAATGAAAAGAGGAGATAAAGTTTGGACTGCAGATATATAACTTTTTTCAAATGATCTCAATAGTTGATGGCTATAATATGCTTCTTTGTGGTTAACTTGCTGGTAGGTTTTTGTGTATTAGTCAATGGAAACTTGATTTGCTGTTATCATTTTGCATTTATGCAGTGAGTAGAATGGTATCATGTCATCTCCTGGAGAAAATGTATCCAGTACACAACCCTGAGCAGCTCAAGAGACTGCAACACGATTGGTACCACCTGAATAAACCTAAACAGCTCATTGGGGGCCAGCCTATTGGtaagtactgtaattcctgatttttttcaatgtacttttatgttcactgttttcacggtgatgactgtaacatgaacttatcattaccaatAACAAATGACTTGTCTTGgtgacaataacaaataattctttcactgtgaacatttagttcagagaacaagttaaattttctcaggccgtgaaagtttggtaccgagaagacaaagtgaattacagtatacaaaTCCTGCTATTGACAATATAAAAAAGTAGACTTAGAATTATCATATTCTTTTGATGATGTGTGTTCTTTATTACTTCCAAGAAATATTATTAATGtcataacattgttttttttaatcacagaAACTATAAGAGGTTACTTTGGGGAGAGTGTGGCTATGTACTTCTCCTTCTTGGGCCACTACACCAAAGCGCTTCTGGTACCAACCGTGATCGGAGTCTTGTACTACCTTTTCAACGAGAGCGGCCGCAATGATTTTGTCATCTTTGCCGTCTTCAACATGATATGGGCCACAGTTTTCCTTGAGACATGGAAACGCACCAGCAGCGCACATGCCTACAACTGGGGAACTCTTGGAAGGAAGGTCTTTGAGGAACCGCGGGCAGGTTTTCATGGAAAGCTGGGTGTGAACCCAATAACAGGAAGGTCGGAGCCGGTGTATCCCTCGTGGAAAAGGCTTCTTCGAATCTACTGCGTGTCCTTCCCAATTGTGATCTTGTGCATGCTTGTTGCTGTGGTAGTGATGATGATTTACTTCTGGGCAGAGAATATCGCCAAGGCAAAACACAAAGAGGAGAACACCATGCTGACGCAAGGCTTGGTCCTTGTCCCCAGTATCATCTACAGTGTTGTCATCATCTTAATGAACCAGGCATACAGGACACTGGCTCAGTACTTAACAAAAAATGGTGAGCAACAGTTGTCTACATAAATGACACTAATATCTCAATTTAAAACAAACaagttgctgtttttttgtttggaaCTTTATGACTTTATGACCTTGTTCTTAAGCAGTGAcactttctttatttcacaGAAAACCATAGAGAACAGTCAGCATATGAGAACTACCTGATTGTGAAACTTGTCTTGGTAGGTtgtattttctctttttgtttgatttaacGGCATAGAACATTTATCCGACACTTTCCAGCATTTTCAacactgaaccatgaataaacaagcagGCTTTTGAGCATTCCGGAAACTATTTAGTGCACTGcttactatgtttccccggccatcACTACACATGCATTGGTCTCCCACTTTCCGTGGTATCAGCAGAAATTAACACTTCAAAGagagtgtaactgatagcaagtcgcttgggattctattcccaggGGAACTTTAATCCGTCACAATAATATGACAAGGCTGATTATCAacggatttcatatttacaacgtcaaatttgtatcaatcggcaggcacttactcaaggtttcatcggcaaatcggcatgtcggtaAACTGCCGGCATCGCGATCTAAACATGGCCCGAAAATGTGAAACAAcccgaggggcgagtaagaacagaaagaaacaacaccccgactcccgggattcgaacccgcgccgaacccgggcagccggattacaaatcgaacgtgcaaaccgttcggccaaaaggcttaagccgttaggcgtcttcggtttagcagtccttgaacaccactgttacaaatgCATCAACCAGTGGCAAATCCTTTCTGCTGTTCCACTACACggttatgacgttctatgaaacttttaaTCCGTTATTTGATAAGCAAATGTCGGTAAATACGTTGTTTTGTGAATGGCTCCCAAAAAATATACCAACACAACACACTACAAACTCCTTACAGTACGTccccatgtggggctgttgGTATCGCCGGTGAGATCGGCCTTGCTGTGTATTGGGATGTGAGCATTACAGATTGGGGGTGCTGATGCacgttttcaaaatggcgcctgcgTTCGGAAGGCTTTACGTCGATAAGCATAACAAAGCCGCGTTGTACTTGAAGGAGAGACATtccaaggcatgttggttgtcaTCAATGGACAGTTCATTGATTTGTTATTTATTCACTGTGATTGTGGTTTTGTAATTTAAAGACGTGATGTAAAATCCCTCGAAATCATGACCTCTGCCCCGCTCCCACGGCTTCATTAACAGCAGGAAAACACAccggaagattgattaacttgctGCTCCAACATACGATCTTTGAGAGCTCAAATTTTCAAggttttatgtcatacatgttgATGGTTTTATAAAGCACTAGAAAGAATTTGCATGCCAGCGGTAGATTTTTACTGACAGAGAGGTGATGAAAAGTGTCGGATAAAAGGGGTGTCGGATTAATGTTCTTTGCCGTTACAAGTTTATGATTAGTTTTGTCACATAACATTATATTGTCTATATTCTTCAGCATAATAGTTAAGCAAGGAAGTTTTATCAATTTATCAAATCTCCTTGAGTTAATATAAGTGACTACAACCCACACTTGAGAATAGTGATTGTTTTGAACAGAAGTTGATAGATCTTTAGAGGTCATTCCTGCTCCCCTCTAGTGACGAGATTGTGTGGAATTGAAAATGGCATATCAGAGACATTTATGAAAAGTGGTTTGAATGGCTTGTGGTGTTTCTCTTTACAGTTTGACTTTGTGAACTGCTTCCTGTGCCTGTTCTACATCGCCTTTGTCATGCAGGATATGAACTACCTCAGGCAGGTATGTCCAGCTAGATATCCTATTCTATAAAAATGACAGCAATATGCTGTCCACCATATGCTGTAACAATGACAGTAATGAAATCTTCTTGTGCTGCAATAATGAACCCTATCTTCAGGCTTCAGTATAGCACCATGCCATTGTACTGTCAAAAACTATGAACCAAACTTTGACACCCTTGGAGATGACATAAGTGCTGTTCCTTTCCTGCAGAGCCTGGCCATCCTGCTGATTGTACAGCAGCTGGTGGGACAGCTACAGGAGACTCTGCTGCCCTACCTGCTGATGAGGAAGAGGATCAAGAAGGGGGAAAAGTCCGGGCTGGACCATGTATCCAAACCCCTCCACGAGATCCCAAGGTCCAAGCAAGCTGAAGTGGAAAGTCTTATGGACAGATATGAGGTGATTCACTGGTTTATTTTAGACAACAGCAGCAGATGTTATGTCATCAGATCAGCTTTTGTCCTTCTTTGAAAAATTGATTTCCTGTAAagtaaacagaaaagaaaactcctGCGCAGGCCTTTGCTGTGGTGTTGCTAGCTATAACACTTTTATGgattacaatttacaaatggTCTTTGCACTTTCAGTACATGTTTTCTTATGTACCAGTACTTCATCTTGGTCATAAATCCTTGAAAAAAATATGGCTTCATGTTATCTTTTTCCAGGGCACTTTTGATGACTATCTGGAGCTGTTTTGGCAGTTTGGGTACGTGTTCTTGTTCTCAGCTGTGTACCCCATGGCAGCATTCTGGGCCCTAGCCAACAACATCATGGAGATCCGCACTGATGCCTTCAAGATGTGTCGCATCTTCCAGCGCCCCTTCATGGAGCCTGCTGCAAACATCGGTGCATGGCAGGTATGGTACTGTTAGTGAGAATTTATATTTGTCCATATTGAGCAACACCATTACAGATGTCTACAGGTGATGATGTTTGTTGGTCTGAGTGCATGAAGGCATTCAACCTAATATGTTATTCTTGTATTGCAGACTGTGTTTGAAGTGATGGGGTTCATTGCTGTAATGACCAATATGGCACTGATTGGCATGTCACCTGAGATACAGCCACTCCTGGAGGGCTACACAACAATACAGAAGGTCCTCATATTCGTGGCTGCAGAAGTAAGCATTCACCTGACAATCAGTGAGCCTATTGGGTACTTAGGAATTTACTTCAGagttgaattatttttgttaTACCGGCCCAATCTGATGTAACACATGAAATTTATGATTCATTAGCTCTTGCAGCATTCTTTCATgtaggtattgttttcagtagcatgggagtttATGGAAGGGGCGTATCCGGCGCAATATCTCCAGAACCAATCTTGCGATTGcgatgatttttggtacatgggttggtgCTGGCTGCCTGatgccttctttcttaacatatattgttAAGTCTGcattgtctgttgtttggtggaggagatgatcaagtaatatatTCAAataagaaccttatttgcataatttatgacaaacacaattaatgaagcagttgtaaaggtaagaatcatttggcgaaggtgtGGTGGACTCTAGTTTAATTATAATAAAAGTAGATTTACGCTTACTACACAGGTATTtgcagaatttaaaaaaaaactgattattTCATCCAGGTATGAGGTGTTTGAACTCTTGTtcttattttttgtctttttagcATCTCATTATCTTCATCAAGGTTGTGCTGGCCTTCGCAATCCCAGACATGCCCGAGTGGGTAGAGACACAGATGGGCCGAATAGAGTACCAGTCTACACAGGCACTGAAGAAGCAGGTCAGCCTAACTGAGGGGAAGGACCCGCCTGCTTTTGGAAGTAGTACTGGTGGGGTGGTGatggatggtgatgatgatgaggaggatgAAGCATGATGAGACTGCACTAACACTGCTCTCTCATTGGGTACTAACATGGGAACAGTAGCACTGAGGAACTACACTTTAGCCATTGCAGGGGAACACCAAACTACAGCGTCAtactgtcaagtttgaaaatatgAAAGGTGCTTGGACACATTTTGTTGCATCTGACCAGTgttacaaaatattcaaaatttcaCTACAGAAAGCACAATTTAAACATTATTTCCTGATATACCACACAAAACTGCAAATTAAATTATCACACCAAATATGGCCTTACACTTTGGTACTACCACATGGCTCAGGAAGGTAACAATTTCCATGGAAATAAAGCCTTTGACAACTTGAATCTATCAATTCTACCTGAGCAGAAAGAATATTTTTATTCTCAAATGTTGGTCAGTTCAACTGCAACACAGTAGTACCCTCAGgttggttacatgtacatagctgcTGATTATATCAGACTGCTTGCACCATGACCTTGCATCTTATCTGCTATTTGTATGTACAATTACTTTATTGTGTAGGTTACGCACAGAATCACTTCCTGTTGTATATTGGATAATACTGTACCATAGCATAGCATAGTGCCTGAGGGAATATGTTGCTGTCTCATTATTGATTATAGTGCATTATTGTACTGCTACTAACATTATTGCTTAATATGCATGAAGTTCACAAATGTATATTACAGCACTTAACAACAATGGtgattttgtacagtaactggCCAAGAGGTAACCCATAGGCCGCCCAAGATGTTGGTAATGTTGAACATGAGATGGTATTGACAGccatgaaaatgaattttgatgCATTGTACGCATGTGCATTTCAGCCTGACTCTGCCGTAGAGACGGAGGTGTGAAGGCATGGGTATGTTCTGTTAGTTCTTGTGCACAGATTTGGTGCTGTGGGCTGCAGGTGCTGGTGCAGGTACTGACACAGCTGCGGAATGGTGCAAGGGTGCAGGTGTATGTCTGAATCACTTTGCAAACAGTTGCTCTTTCTTGGGGTGAGAGCATGGCAAGGCTAATAGTTTGGCCATTGCCATTCTGTCTCAAAGTTATTGCAGTAATGCCGAAAATGTTTTGGGATGGTGGGAGGTTTATATTTCCTTGTGTGTCAACGTCTAATAGTTCTGGCCGTTGCAATTTTTTGGGGTACTTTTACATAGCAGTTTTCTTTCCCTTACGTATTTTCCTTCGATACCCCCTGATGCCGTTTCACCCATCACAAaattctctttctttttctgaCTGAAAGTTCTCTCCGTCATGTGCTGTGGCATGCAAATTGGCACAACAGATATTCtcattcatttgttttcatGTCTCCATTACCTGACAATTTCAGTCCCTGACATTATCATGTTGTACTCAATGTACATTTCCTCCTTTGCTCCATGTAGAATATCAGCAAACAACGTAGTTGGTGGGAAACATTTGATGgcatctgttgccatggctgCTGTCTCCATGGTTACCTGTTCTGGGAAAACACCAGACCCTGCAAGAACCAAAGCACAACCACAGACATATTGGACATGGGAGCTCAAAGCACTAGTCAAACTGTGGAGAAAGAACAAGACTTATGTTTGCAAAGTGGTTCAGACGTGTTGCAAAAAGAGCTTGCTGGACAAGATAACAAAAAGGGTGTTTTGGGGTTTGTTAGCAACTGTTTACTGTGGATTGGTAGGGGATGTCAGAAGGTGACGTGGTGGCTGTTCGGAGTGAACTACCCTGTTTTTATTTGGTTAGTGGTGTCCAGGTTGCTGAGAAGGAATTGAACTGTAGGTGCACAAGTTAGACTTGTTATATATGTAATTGAAGGTGCAATCtaacaaattatgcaaatgaagctaTCCTCCAAGGGGTAAAGAAAGGTCTGTGACTGAGCTCATACTTTAAACTACCATTTTCACTATCATTGCTGTGTATaactttttgttgtctttattcattaatGTGGTAATCATTGTGCCATTTTTGTGAATCTATGTTTAG includes:
- the LOC118417077 gene encoding anoctamin-10-like isoform X2, translating into MFRRQKAQDEGEKEPLLDEGEAESLADFRPLVVLEFSSKTTPVTREWMKSKIEASKRQGGADLNAKLVVARDGEERVLLVSAPQERLLQGAEQMGLKKKYKDGSVRAFTFAERQNVEDYTESLEGMLTMSQSQYIIKVELDNIRALEAENHIPGCSHPKARLYKGKSILSRMVSCHLLEKMYPVHNPEQLKRLQHDWYHLNKPKQLIGGQPIETIRGYFGESVAMYFSFLGHYTKALLVPTVIGVLYYLFNESGRNDFVIFAVFNMIWATVFLETWKRTSSAHAYNWGTLGRKVFEEPRAGFHGKLGVNPITGRSEPVYPSWKRLLRIYCVSFPIVILCMLVAVVVMMIYFWAENIAKAKHKEENTMLTQGLVLVPSIIYSVVIILMNQAYRTLAQYLTKNENHREQSAYENYLIVKLVLFDFVNCFLCLFYIAFVMQDMNYLRQSLAILLIVQQLVGQLQETLLPYLLMRKRIKKGEKSGLDHVSKPLHEIPRSKQAEVESLMDRYEGTFDDYLELFWQFGYVFLFSAVYPMAAFWALANNIMEIRTDAFKMCRIFQRPFMEPAANIGAWQTVFEVMGFIAVMTNMALIGMSPEIQPLLEGYTTIQKVLIFVAAEHLIIFIKVVLAFAIPDMPEWVETQMGRIEYQSTQALKKQDHHCSSPLPFPSLSLPLSSSLLLGKWLFIPAAGLVTSVFD
- the LOC118417077 gene encoding anoctamin-10-like isoform X4 yields the protein MFRRQKAQDEGEKEPLLDEGEAESLADFRPLVVLEFSSKTTPVTREWMKSKIEASKRQGGADLNAKLVVARDGEERVLLVSAPQERLLQGAEQMGLKKKYKDGSVRAFTFAERQNVEDYTESLEGMLTMSQSQYIIKVELDNIRALEAENHIPGCSHPKARLYKGKSILSRMVSCHLLEKMYPVHNPEQLKRLQHDWYHLNKPKQLIGGQPIETIRGYFGESVAMYFSFLGHYTKALLVPTVIGVLYYLFNESGRNDFVIFAVFNMIWATVFLETWKRTSSAHAYNWGTLGRKVFEEPRAGFHGKLGVNPITGRSEPVYPSWKRLLRIYCVSFPIVILCMLVAVVVMMIYFWAENIAKAKHKEENTMLTQGLVLVPSIIYSVVIILMNQAYRTLAQYLTKNENHREQSAYENYLIVKLVLFDFVNCFLCLFYIAFVMQDMNYLRQSLAILLIVQQLVGQLQETLLPYLLMRKRIKKGEKSGLDHVSKPLHEIPRSKQAEVESLMDRYEGTFDDYLELFWQFGYVFLFSAVYPMAAFWALANNIMEIRTDAFKMCRIFQRPFMEPAANIGAWQTVFEVMGFIAVMTNMALIGMSPEIQPLLEGYTTIQKVLIFVAAEHLIIFIKVVLAFAIPDMPEWVETQMGRIEYQSTQALKKQAQLHRTRWMITSAPSLDYENYNHS
- the LOC118417077 gene encoding anoctamin-10-like isoform X3, which produces MFRRQKAQDEGEKEPLLDEGEAESLADFRPLVVLEFSSKTTPVTREWMKSKIEASKRQGGADLNAKLVVARDGEERVLLVSAPQERLLQGAEQMGLKKKYKDGSVRAFTFAERQNVEDYTESLEGMLTMSQSQYIIKVELDNIRALEAENHIPGCSHPKARLYKGKSILSRMVSCHLLEKMYPVHNPEQLKRLQHDWYHLNKPKQLIGGQPIETIRGYFGESVAMYFSFLGHYTKALLVPTVIGVLYYLFNESGRNDFVIFAVFNMIWATVFLETWKRTSSAHAYNWGTLGRKVFEEPRAGFHGKLGVNPITGRSEPVYPSWKRLLRIYCVSFPIVILCMLVAVVVMMIYFWAENIAKAKHKEENTMLTQGLVLVPSIIYSVVIILMNQAYRTLAQYLTKNENHREQSAYENYLIVKLVLFDFVNCFLCLFYIAFVMQDMNYLRQSLAILLIVQQLVGQLQETLLPYLLMRKRIKKGEKSGLDHVSKPLHEIPRSKQAEVESLMDRYEGTFDDYLELFWQFGYVFLFSAVYPMAAFWALANNIMEIRTDAFKMCRIFQRPFMEPAANIGAWQTVFEVMGFIAVMTNMALIGMSPEIQPLLEGYTTIQKVLIFVAAEHLIIFIKVVLAFAIPDMPEWVETQMGRIEYQSTQALKKQDHHCSSPLPFPSLSLPLSSSLLLGPAPPHQVDDHKRPLS
- the LOC118417077 gene encoding anoctamin-10-like isoform X1, translated to MFRRQKAQDEGEKEPLLDEGEAESLADFRPLVVLEFSSKTTPVTREWMKSKIEASKRQGGADLNAKLVVARDGEERVLLVSAPQERLLQGAEQMGLKKKYKDGSVRAFTFAERQNVEDYTESLEGMLTMSQSQYIIKVELDNIRALEAENHIPGCSHPKARLYKGKSILSRMVSCHLLEKMYPVHNPEQLKRLQHDWYHLNKPKQLIGGQPIETIRGYFGESVAMYFSFLGHYTKALLVPTVIGVLYYLFNESGRNDFVIFAVFNMIWATVFLETWKRTSSAHAYNWGTLGRKVFEEPRAGFHGKLGVNPITGRSEPVYPSWKRLLRIYCVSFPIVILCMLVAVVVMMIYFWAENIAKAKHKEENTMLTQGLVLVPSIIYSVVIILMNQAYRTLAQYLTKNENHREQSAYENYLIVKLVLFDFVNCFLCLFYIAFVMQDMNYLRQSLAILLIVQQLVGQLQETLLPYLLMRKRIKKGEKSGLDHVSKPLHEIPRSKQAEVESLMDRYEGTFDDYLELFWQFGYVFLFSAVYPMAAFWALANNIMEIRTDAFKMCRIFQRPFMEPAANIGAWQTVFEVMGFIAVMTNMALIGMSPEIQPLLEGYTTIQKVLIFVAAEHLIIFIKVVLAFAIPDMPEWVETQMGRIEYQSTQALKKQNISKQRSWWETFDGICCHGCCLHGYLFWENTRPCKNQSTTTDILDMGAQSTSQTVEKEQDLCLQSGSDVLQKELAGQDNKKGVLGFVSNCLLWIGRGCQKVTWWLFGVNYPVFIWLVVSRLLRRN
- the LOC118417077 gene encoding anoctamin-10-like isoform X5, whose translation is MFRRQKAQDEGEKEPLLDEGEAESLADFRPLVVLEFSSKTTPVTREWMKSKIEASKRQGGADLNAKLVVARDGEERVLLVSAPQERLLQGAEQMGLKKKYKDGSVRAFTFAERQNVEDYTESLEGMLTMSQSQYIIKVELDNIRALEAENHIPGCSHPKARLYKGKSILSRMVSCHLLEKMYPVHNPEQLKRLQHDWYHLNKPKQLIGGQPIETIRGYFGESVAMYFSFLGHYTKALLVPTVIGVLYYLFNESGRNDFVIFAVFNMIWATVFLETWKRTSSAHAYNWGTLGRKVFEEPRAGFHGKLGVNPITGRSEPVYPSWKRLLRIYCVSFPIVILCMLVAVVVMMIYFWAENIAKAKHKEENTMLTQGLVLVPSIIYSVVIILMNQAYRTLAQYLTKNENHREQSAYENYLIVKLVLFDFVNCFLCLFYIAFVMQDMNYLRQSLAILLIVQQLVGQLQETLLPYLLMRKRIKKGEKSGLDHVSKPLHEIPRSKQAEVESLMDRYEGTFDDYLELFWQFGYVFLFSAVYPMAAFWALANNIMEIRTDAFKMCRIFQRPFMEPAANIGAWQTVFEVMGFIAVMTNMALIGMSPEIQPLLEGYTTIQKVLIFVAAEHLIIFIKVVLAFAIPDMPEWVETQMGRIEYQSTQALKKQPDSAVETEV